A region from the Corallococcus soli genome encodes:
- a CDS encoding gliding motility protein, translated as MKRPGIWGLVALLAVVGCKKGEDAAPSAPSQRSAAKGDTVRSAAKGAAVVGGQGQQLAAGRAADLRLSPDGQFATYLLNGQKPRLDGIPPQMLVGTLYVVPVAGGKPRELGDGVTNVPGSLLFSADSKHLLYVTGYNPASQSGELHALALTDAAAEPVKLGAAVSYLLPSPDGASAAFVDGGVLKLGPLPSGPFQDVAAEVSTAQFTPDGKTLLFKRRLSAASGLAAVTVGANEPPRKLADQVGDYQVSPDGKRVAYQVRSEAVRGMYDLYLAEVPALKGQRLAVGSKVFGFSPDGQWLARTENGKPEQLGDLYVGPASGGPGRKVGEAVEEMAFAPDSKAVGFLEKYDQPSRAGAMSVAALPDGAPKRVGDRVPNFVWGSDSRYVAFLSRFVRPVFSVDLMLYSLGQEKAEKVQPGVFGYGFTPNNGAVVFRTNCIRNGRACDFKALDLGEKQAEAKTWMQGIFSYKISNDGARILATYARMDSDTYDVAVYDVKTGARKTLDQGVQVPTYFAGKDDTRAVYIIGQGQNPGVYSAIASAQ; from the coding sequence ATGAAGCGACCTGGAATCTGGGGCCTCGTGGCCCTGCTGGCGGTGGTGGGGTGCAAGAAGGGCGAGGACGCCGCGCCGTCCGCGCCGTCGCAGCGCAGCGCCGCGAAGGGCGACACCGTCCGCAGCGCGGCCAAGGGCGCGGCGGTGGTGGGCGGGCAGGGGCAGCAGCTGGCGGCGGGGCGCGCCGCGGACCTGCGCCTGTCTCCGGACGGGCAGTTCGCCACGTACCTGCTCAACGGCCAGAAACCCCGGCTGGACGGCATCCCGCCGCAGATGCTGGTGGGCACGCTGTACGTGGTGCCGGTGGCGGGCGGCAAGCCGCGCGAGCTGGGGGACGGCGTGACGAACGTGCCGGGCAGCCTGCTGTTCTCCGCGGACTCCAAGCACCTGCTGTACGTGACGGGCTACAACCCGGCCTCGCAGTCGGGCGAGCTGCACGCGCTGGCCCTGACGGACGCTGCGGCGGAGCCGGTGAAGCTGGGAGCGGCGGTGAGCTACCTGCTGCCCTCGCCCGACGGCGCCAGCGCGGCCTTCGTGGACGGCGGCGTGCTGAAGCTGGGGCCGCTGCCCTCGGGGCCGTTCCAGGACGTGGCGGCGGAGGTGAGCACCGCGCAGTTCACGCCGGACGGCAAGACGCTGCTCTTCAAGCGCCGGCTGTCGGCCGCGAGCGGGCTGGCGGCGGTGACGGTGGGCGCCAACGAGCCGCCGCGCAAGCTGGCGGATCAGGTGGGCGACTACCAGGTGTCCCCGGACGGCAAGCGCGTGGCGTACCAGGTGCGCAGCGAGGCCGTGCGCGGCATGTATGACCTGTACCTGGCGGAGGTGCCGGCGCTGAAGGGCCAGCGGCTCGCGGTGGGCTCGAAGGTGTTCGGCTTCTCGCCGGACGGCCAGTGGCTGGCGCGCACGGAGAACGGCAAGCCGGAGCAGCTGGGGGACCTGTACGTGGGGCCGGCCTCCGGCGGGCCCGGGCGCAAGGTGGGCGAGGCCGTGGAGGAGATGGCGTTCGCGCCGGACTCCAAGGCGGTGGGCTTCCTGGAGAAGTACGACCAGCCGTCGCGCGCGGGCGCGATGAGCGTGGCGGCGCTGCCGGACGGCGCGCCCAAGCGCGTGGGGGACCGGGTGCCCAACTTCGTGTGGGGCTCGGACAGCCGCTACGTGGCGTTCCTGTCGCGCTTCGTGCGGCCGGTGTTCTCCGTGGACCTGATGCTGTACTCGCTGGGCCAGGAGAAGGCGGAGAAGGTGCAGCCGGGCGTGTTCGGCTACGGCTTCACGCCGAACAACGGCGCGGTGGTGTTCCGCACCAACTGCATCCGCAACGGCCGCGCGTGCGACTTCAAGGCGCTGGACCTGGGTGAGAAGCAGGCCGAGGCGAAGACGTGGATGCAGGGCATCTTCAGCTACAAGATCTCCAACGACGGGGCCCGCATCCTGGCGACGTACGCGCGCATGGACTCGGACACCTACGACGTGGCCGTCTACGACGTGAAGACGGGGGCCCGGAAGACGCTCGACCAGGGCGTGCAGGTGCCCACGTACTTCGCCGGCAAGGATGACACCCGCGCCGTCTACATCATCGGCCAGGGGCAGAACCCCGGCGTGTACAGCGCCATCGCCTCAGCGCAGTAG
- a CDS encoding kinesin — MAQLVYRRYGGSLQVDIPDFNTLTEAVRIPATQWMALACPLEGIACDPRFLTLMDSDGNQRIRVEELRAAVDWTAARLTDRKGADAGSDVLELAALSDTANNLRGAAELVLRTLQAPDTTRLSLEQLRTSDKALRDAGTNGDGIIAPTSLPERLRPLAQAIITAFPAVTNRAGLAGVDVALVKRFREERAALLAHLAGRDAVFTWGAASLEQAKRVHDVAPLLDGYFAQCRLVAAQPEAAASMRLRAERVEGALGDPGAMGKAAGELPIAPPDASGVLVWARLFRGAGYERLESFHQEVATPLLGDGVKLTDTAWKDLSAKAEAILAWQAKRDGHALHAVVDTLGTVSDEELDALESASREDLSLKGTLDVIAELERLVLYQRWLLVFANNFISMPSLYLPKRRALMERGTLILAGRKYTLSVLVKDRAGHSALTGQGTTCILYVKVLPKDGAEGYEVAVPVTAGRSTELVVGKRGVFYDVDGVESDAIVTQVVRQPVSLWESMTMPFMRIGAFISGKVEALAASGEKDFDSTLERGYTQTVTAPPAGAAKAGPPAAAPAAAPAGGGLAGMLAAGGIAFAALGSSLAFILTQVKSLTLVDVITAATILAIVVMAPAGLLGWLKLRRRNLALLLEGSGWALNDRLMLTRGVATLITRRPKLPKNARVDHADLVRGALRHTQDDDESDGMSAGARIGLTLLVLFILLWQVRVPITEWLCTHQWLSGDSCRVFLPQLVPSELPGAPAPTAPAPAPAPAPAK; from the coding sequence ATGGCACAACTCGTCTATCGGCGCTACGGCGGCTCCCTCCAGGTCGACATCCCCGACTTCAACACGCTCACCGAAGCGGTGCGCATCCCCGCGACGCAGTGGATGGCGCTCGCGTGTCCGCTGGAGGGCATCGCGTGTGATCCGCGCTTCCTCACGCTGATGGACTCGGACGGCAACCAGCGCATCCGCGTGGAGGAGCTGCGCGCCGCGGTGGACTGGACGGCGGCGCGGCTGACGGATCGCAAGGGCGCGGACGCGGGCAGCGACGTGCTGGAGCTGGCGGCGCTCTCCGACACGGCGAACAACCTGCGGGGTGCGGCGGAGCTGGTGCTGCGCACGCTCCAGGCGCCGGACACCACGCGCCTGTCCCTGGAGCAGCTGCGCACCAGCGACAAGGCGCTGCGTGACGCGGGCACCAACGGCGACGGCATCATCGCGCCCACCTCCCTGCCGGAGCGGCTGCGGCCCCTGGCGCAGGCCATCATCACGGCCTTCCCGGCGGTGACGAACCGCGCGGGCCTGGCGGGCGTGGACGTGGCACTGGTGAAGCGCTTCCGCGAGGAGCGGGCGGCGCTGCTCGCGCACCTGGCCGGCAGGGACGCGGTGTTCACCTGGGGCGCGGCGAGCCTGGAGCAGGCGAAGCGCGTGCACGACGTGGCGCCGCTGCTGGACGGCTACTTCGCGCAGTGCCGGCTGGTGGCCGCGCAGCCGGAGGCCGCAGCCAGCATGCGCCTGCGCGCGGAGCGGGTGGAGGGGGCCCTGGGCGACCCGGGCGCCATGGGGAAGGCCGCCGGGGAGCTGCCCATCGCGCCCCCGGATGCGTCAGGCGTGCTGGTGTGGGCACGGCTGTTCCGTGGCGCGGGCTACGAGCGGCTGGAGTCGTTCCACCAGGAGGTGGCGACGCCGCTGCTGGGCGACGGCGTGAAGCTGACGGACACGGCGTGGAAGGACCTGTCCGCGAAGGCGGAGGCCATCCTCGCCTGGCAGGCGAAGCGGGACGGCCACGCGCTGCACGCGGTGGTGGACACGCTGGGCACCGTGTCGGACGAGGAGCTGGACGCGCTGGAGTCCGCGAGCCGCGAGGACCTGTCGCTCAAGGGCACGCTGGACGTCATCGCGGAGCTGGAGCGGCTGGTGCTGTACCAGCGCTGGCTCCTGGTGTTCGCCAACAACTTCATCAGCATGCCCAGCCTGTACCTGCCCAAGCGGCGGGCGCTGATGGAGCGGGGCACGCTCATCCTGGCCGGGCGCAAGTACACGCTGTCGGTGCTGGTGAAGGACCGGGCGGGGCACTCGGCGCTGACGGGGCAGGGCACCACCTGCATCCTCTACGTGAAGGTGCTGCCCAAGGACGGCGCGGAGGGCTACGAGGTGGCGGTGCCCGTCACGGCGGGCCGCAGCACGGAGCTCGTCGTGGGCAAGCGCGGCGTGTTCTACGACGTGGACGGCGTGGAGAGCGACGCCATCGTCACGCAGGTGGTCCGCCAGCCGGTGTCGCTGTGGGAATCCATGACGATGCCCTTCATGCGCATCGGCGCGTTCATCTCCGGCAAGGTGGAGGCGCTGGCGGCGTCGGGTGAGAAGGACTTCGATTCGACGCTGGAGCGCGGCTACACGCAGACGGTGACGGCGCCCCCGGCGGGCGCGGCCAAGGCGGGGCCCCCGGCGGCGGCACCGGCGGCGGCACCCGCGGGAGGAGGCCTCGCCGGCATGCTGGCGGCGGGCGGCATCGCGTTCGCGGCGCTGGGCTCGTCGCTGGCGTTCATCCTCACGCAGGTCAAGTCGCTGACGCTGGTGGACGTCATCACCGCGGCGACCATCCTGGCCATCGTGGTGATGGCGCCCGCGGGGCTGCTCGGGTGGCTGAAGCTGCGGCGGCGCAACCTGGCGCTGCTCCTGGAGGGCTCCGGCTGGGCGCTCAACGACCGGCTGATGCTCACCCGGGGCGTGGCGACGCTCATCACCCGCCGCCCGAAGCTGCCGAAGAACGCGCGCGTGGACCACGCGGACCTGGTGCGCGGGGCGCTGCGCCACACGCAGGACGACGACGAGAGCGACGGCATGTCCGCGGGGGCCCGCATCGGGCTCACGCTGCTGGTGCTGTTCATCCTGCTGTGGCAGGTGCGCGTGCCCATCACGGAGTGGCTGTGCACGCATCAGTGGCTGTCCGGAGACAGCTGCCGGGTGTTCCTGCCCCAACTGGTGCCTTCTGAACTGCCGGGTGCGCCGGCCCCCACCGCTCCGGCTCCGGCTCCGGCCCCTGCGCCCGCGAAGTAG
- a CDS encoding tyrosine recombinase XerC, which yields MSTLSPLLEKFRAHLEDEKDASPHTVRNYLIDLVDYERYLVERMKSSLLAGTHAAIRGYLGTLSVDHAPSSRARRLASIKSFYKYLVRQKLLSASPAKLVKSPKLPKTLPKVLPVEEVFAILDMPDVSTVLGLRDKAILEMLYGGGLRISELCGLSLLGVDRSSRIVRVMGKGSKERLIPLNAKSIRALEAYLARRGELLATVYAGQDPDALFLNFRGGRLTPRSIARHLDAYVLQLALARKVSPHAMRHSFATHLLGGGADIRSIQELLGHASLSTTQKYTHVTFEQLQEVYDAAHPRA from the coding sequence ATGTCGACCCTGTCCCCGCTCCTCGAGAAGTTCCGCGCCCACCTGGAAGACGAGAAGGACGCGTCACCGCACACGGTGCGCAACTACCTCATCGACCTGGTGGACTATGAGCGCTACCTCGTGGAGCGGATGAAGTCGTCGCTGCTGGCCGGCACGCACGCGGCCATCCGGGGCTACCTGGGCACGCTCAGCGTGGACCACGCCCCCTCCAGCCGCGCGCGGCGGCTGGCGAGCATCAAGTCGTTCTACAAGTATCTGGTGCGCCAGAAGCTCCTGTCCGCCAGCCCCGCGAAGCTGGTGAAGAGCCCCAAGCTGCCCAAGACGCTGCCCAAGGTGCTGCCGGTGGAGGAGGTGTTCGCCATCCTCGACATGCCGGACGTGAGCACGGTGCTGGGGCTTCGGGACAAGGCGATCCTGGAGATGCTCTACGGCGGCGGCCTGCGCATCAGCGAGCTGTGTGGCCTGTCGCTGCTGGGCGTGGACCGGAGCAGCCGCATCGTCCGGGTGATGGGCAAGGGCAGCAAGGAGCGCCTCATCCCGCTCAACGCCAAGTCCATCCGCGCGCTGGAGGCGTACCTCGCGAGGCGCGGCGAGCTGCTGGCCACGGTCTACGCGGGGCAGGATCCGGACGCGCTGTTCCTCAACTTCCGCGGCGGCCGGCTGACGCCCCGGAGCATCGCGAGGCACCTGGATGCGTACGTGCTCCAGCTCGCGCTGGCGCGCAAGGTGAGCCCGCACGCGATGCGCCACTCGTTCGCCACGCACCTGCTGGGCGGCGGCGCGGACATCCGCAGCATCCAGGAGCTGCTGGGCCACGCGAGCCTGTCCACCACGCAGAAGTACACCCACGTGACCTTTGAACAGCTGCAAGAGGTCTACGACGCCGCGCACCCGCGCGCGTGA
- a CDS encoding DUF1801 domain-containing protein produces the protein MAELEHPLKAEIQSVRSAILASDKTLTERIKWNAPSFCSGGDDRATFRLAPKGIFQVILHRGAKVKDTAGFAFEDDSGLVKWAAVDRGIVTLQDAKDVKAKKAALVKLVGRWIQATVA, from the coding sequence ATGGCGGAGCTCGAACATCCGCTCAAGGCGGAGATTCAATCCGTGCGCAGCGCCATCCTGGCCTCCGACAAGACGCTCACCGAGCGCATCAAGTGGAATGCCCCCAGCTTCTGCTCCGGCGGCGATGACCGGGCGACGTTCCGGCTGGCCCCCAAGGGCATCTTCCAGGTCATCCTCCACCGGGGCGCGAAGGTGAAGGACACGGCGGGCTTCGCCTTCGAGGACGACTCGGGTCTGGTGAAGTGGGCCGCGGTGGACCGGGGCATCGTCACGCTCCAGGACGCGAAGGACGTGAAGGCGAAGAAGGCGGCCCTGGTGAAGCTGGTGGGCCGGTGGATCCAGGCCACCGTGGCCTGA
- the hslV gene encoding ATP-dependent protease subunit HslV, whose protein sequence is MFHGTTILCVRRDQKVVIAGDGQVSLDKTIMKNTARKVRRIGDGQVLAGFAGSTADAFTLFERFEAKFKEHQKNLTRACVELGKDWRTDRFLRRLEALLIVADREKTFILSGAGDVIEPDHGIAAVGSGGSYALSAARALQANTQMSARDICTQSMAIAADICVYTNSNVTYEEL, encoded by the coding sequence ATGTTCCACGGCACCACCATCCTCTGCGTCCGCCGCGACCAGAAGGTCGTCATCGCGGGCGACGGCCAGGTCAGCCTCGACAAGACCATCATGAAGAACACGGCGCGCAAGGTGCGCCGCATTGGCGACGGGCAGGTGCTCGCCGGCTTCGCGGGCAGCACCGCGGACGCCTTCACGCTCTTCGAGCGCTTCGAGGCCAAGTTCAAGGAGCACCAGAAGAACCTGACCCGCGCCTGCGTGGAACTGGGCAAGGACTGGCGCACCGACCGCTTCCTGCGCCGCCTGGAGGCGCTGCTCATCGTCGCGGACCGGGAGAAGACCTTCATCCTCTCCGGCGCGGGGGACGTCATCGAACCCGACCACGGCATCGCCGCGGTGGGCAGCGGTGGCTCCTACGCGCTGTCCGCCGCGAGAGCGCTCCAGGCGAACACCCAGATGTCGGCCCGCGACATCTGCACGCAGTCCATGGCCATCGCCGCGGACATCTGCGTCTACACGAACTCCAACGTCACCTACGAAGAGCTCTGA
- the hslU gene encoding ATP-dependent protease ATPase subunit HslU — protein sequence MAEPRKLSAFTPREVVSELDRYIVGQNDAKRAVAIALRNRWRRQQVSDDLRDEIHPKNIIMIGPTGVGKTEIARRLAKLSQAPFVKVEASKFTEVGYVGRDVESMIRDLVEAAIALVREEETEKVKPRAEELAEDRLMELIKNGGASRPAASPPFGFTPPPPSAPSPLGDSEREKLRAQLRAGTLDDQQVEVETSESSPTFMRNFSGQGMEEIGVNLQDLFKNMPGMKNTRKRRVRVPEALQMLRAEEAQKLVDPERVQREAVLRAESSGIVFIDEIDKIASREGGKGGGGPDVSREGVQRDILPIVEGSSVNTKYGQVKTDHMLFIAAGAFHVSKPSDLIPELQGRFPIRVELEALSGEDLVRILREPKNSLLRQYTALLATEGVRLSFTDDAVSELARIAQQANDRTQNIGARRLHTVLERLLDDVSFTASEMGPRDFQVDGAYVRERLSAIVQDEDLSRYIL from the coding sequence GTGGCCGAACCGCGCAAGTTGTCCGCCTTCACGCCTCGCGAGGTCGTCAGCGAGCTGGATCGCTACATCGTCGGCCAGAACGACGCCAAGCGCGCCGTGGCCATCGCGCTGCGCAACCGCTGGCGCCGCCAGCAGGTCTCCGACGACCTGCGGGATGAGATCCACCCGAAGAACATCATCATGATCGGCCCCACCGGCGTGGGGAAGACGGAGATCGCCCGCCGGCTGGCGAAGCTGTCCCAGGCGCCCTTCGTGAAGGTGGAGGCCTCCAAGTTCACGGAGGTCGGCTACGTGGGCCGCGACGTGGAGTCCATGATCCGCGACCTGGTGGAGGCGGCCATCGCGCTCGTGCGCGAGGAGGAGACGGAGAAGGTCAAGCCGCGCGCGGAGGAGCTGGCCGAGGACCGGCTGATGGAGCTCATCAAGAACGGCGGCGCGTCCCGCCCGGCCGCGTCGCCGCCCTTCGGCTTCACGCCCCCACCGCCCAGCGCGCCGTCCCCCCTGGGCGACAGCGAGCGCGAGAAGCTGCGCGCCCAGCTGCGCGCCGGCACGCTGGATGATCAGCAGGTGGAGGTGGAGACCAGCGAAAGCTCGCCCACGTTCATGCGCAACTTCAGCGGCCAGGGCATGGAGGAGATCGGCGTCAACCTCCAGGACCTGTTCAAGAACATGCCGGGCATGAAGAACACCCGGAAGCGCCGCGTGCGCGTGCCGGAGGCGCTCCAGATGCTGCGCGCGGAAGAGGCGCAGAAGCTGGTGGATCCGGAGCGCGTCCAGCGCGAAGCGGTGCTGCGCGCGGAGTCGAGCGGCATCGTCTTCATCGATGAGATCGACAAGATCGCCAGCCGCGAGGGCGGCAAGGGCGGCGGAGGGCCGGACGTGTCGCGCGAGGGCGTTCAGCGCGACATCCTGCCCATCGTGGAGGGCTCTTCCGTCAACACGAAGTACGGGCAGGTGAAGACGGACCACATGCTCTTCATCGCCGCGGGCGCGTTCCACGTCTCCAAGCCGTCGGACCTCATCCCGGAGCTGCAGGGCCGCTTCCCCATCCGCGTGGAGCTGGAGGCGCTGTCCGGCGAGGACCTGGTGCGCATCCTGCGCGAGCCGAAGAACTCCCTCTTGCGCCAGTACACCGCGCTGCTCGCCACGGAGGGCGTGCGCCTGAGCTTCACGGACGACGCGGTGTCGGAGCTGGCGCGCATCGCGCAGCAGGCCAACGACCGGACGCAGAACATTGGCGCGCGGCGCCTGCACACCGTGCTGGAGCGGCTGCTGGACGACGTGTCCTTCACCGCCAGCGAGATGGGGCCGCGCGACTTCCAGGTGGATGGCGCGTACGTGCGCGAGCGCCTGTCCGCCATCGTCCAGGACGAGGACCTGTCGCGCTACATCCTCTAG
- a CDS encoding aspartate aminotransferase family protein: MQKAKQHLLQNYKQQPIALVRGQGTRVWDADGKAYLDCIGGIAVCALGHCHPEVVAAAKAQLDLLWHVSNVFYSQPQIDLAEQLTDWAGLPRAFFCNSGAEANEALIKLTRKVMKDRGTPERFELITFDKSFHGRTLATVTATGQPKYHAGFEPLPAGFRHVPYGDLEAVRRAVGPATAAILVEPIQGEGGVRMAPPGFMKGLRELCDAQGLLLLVDEVQTGMGRTGLPFGFMHDGIQPDAISVAKALGNGLPMGAMLCREELAKSLTPGTHGSTFGGNLVSAAAANVVLRLLRQPGLLPDVQAKGEHFLAGARTLQAALPQGRIQAVRGRGMLLGVELDREVAPVIAKLRDAGLLVNSAGETTLRFAPALTITRQELDEALGILQRVLASL, from the coding sequence ATGCAGAAGGCGAAGCAGCACCTGCTGCAGAACTACAAGCAGCAACCCATCGCCCTGGTGCGGGGGCAGGGCACGCGGGTGTGGGACGCGGATGGCAAGGCGTACCTGGACTGCATCGGCGGCATCGCCGTGTGCGCGCTGGGCCACTGCCACCCGGAGGTCGTCGCGGCGGCGAAGGCGCAGTTGGATCTGCTGTGGCACGTCTCCAACGTCTTCTATTCACAGCCGCAGATCGACCTGGCCGAACAGCTGACGGACTGGGCGGGCCTGCCGCGCGCGTTCTTCTGCAACTCCGGCGCGGAGGCGAACGAGGCGCTGATCAAGCTCACCCGCAAGGTGATGAAGGACCGGGGCACGCCGGAGCGCTTCGAGCTCATCACCTTCGACAAGAGCTTCCACGGCCGCACCCTGGCCACCGTCACCGCCACCGGCCAGCCGAAGTACCACGCGGGCTTCGAGCCGCTGCCCGCGGGCTTCCGGCACGTCCCGTACGGGGACCTGGAGGCGGTGCGCCGCGCCGTGGGGCCCGCCACCGCCGCCATCCTCGTGGAGCCCATCCAGGGCGAGGGTGGGGTGCGCATGGCGCCCCCGGGCTTCATGAAGGGCCTGCGGGAGCTGTGCGACGCGCAGGGCCTGCTGCTGCTCGTGGATGAGGTCCAGACGGGCATGGGCCGCACGGGCCTGCCCTTCGGCTTCATGCACGACGGCATCCAGCCGGACGCCATCAGCGTCGCCAAGGCCCTGGGCAACGGCCTGCCCATGGGCGCCATGCTCTGCCGCGAGGAGCTGGCGAAGAGCCTCACCCCCGGCACCCACGGCTCCACCTTCGGCGGCAACCTGGTGTCCGCCGCTGCGGCCAACGTCGTCCTGCGGCTCCTGCGCCAGCCCGGCCTGCTGCCGGACGTGCAGGCGAAGGGCGAGCACTTCCTCGCGGGCGCGCGGACGCTCCAGGCGGCGCTGCCCCAAGGGCGCATCCAGGCCGTGCGCGGGCGGGGGATGCTGCTGGGCGTCGAACTGGACCGCGAGGTCGCGCCCGTCATCGCGAAGCTGCGCGACGCCGGACTGCTGGTGAACTCCGCGGGGGAGACGACGCTGAGATTCGCCCCCGCGCTCACCATCACCCGGCAGGAACTGGACGAAGCCCTGGGCATCCTCCAGCGTGTGCTGGCTTCCCTCTAG
- a CDS encoding DnaJ domain-containing protein: protein MSAPNPIVGLGGRTDHIATVPHLDLSRLQLSPEEGTVLGLVGRVERIDAVLSRSALGEARTIAVLLSLRAKGAIVPARVVPRTTPAAPAVDASMAEEVDLEPEQKREIIELERSLDGMDHHAVLGVSRGATAAEVKQAYYNASRRFHPDRYFGKNLGSFRARLERIFKRLTDAQNALSRAEPRPAAAAPPVTSSSAPRPVPASPAPVRPPSGAFASVQPQVRPPSGAFASVQPQARPPSGAFASVQPTAAPAEPVDPESEARRAERQARLARHPYMARTHKLTELIARGRAATARGDFERAYQDFNHVLGLDPKNREVAALLVDARRKHDLHRAQAEVERGQELEMRGDFAGAHAAYKLAVSLNGDNPEAAYQAARVGRELAHDVQEVRALAQRAVELKPGRADYQLLLAHVLLAVGQKKPAKHHYEEVVRLDPDNAEARAALKKLRWTF from the coding sequence TTGAGCGCGCCCAACCCCATCGTCGGCCTGGGGGGCCGGACCGACCACATCGCCACGGTGCCCCACCTGGACCTGTCCCGCCTCCAGCTCAGTCCGGAAGAGGGGACGGTGCTGGGGCTGGTGGGCCGTGTCGAGCGCATCGACGCGGTGCTGTCCCGCTCCGCGCTGGGCGAGGCCCGGACCATCGCCGTGCTGCTGTCGCTGCGCGCCAAGGGCGCCATCGTCCCCGCGCGCGTGGTGCCGCGCACGACGCCCGCCGCCCCGGCCGTGGACGCCTCCATGGCGGAGGAGGTGGACCTGGAGCCCGAACAGAAGCGGGAGATCATCGAGCTGGAGCGCTCGCTGGACGGGATGGACCACCACGCCGTGCTGGGCGTGTCCCGGGGGGCCACCGCCGCGGAGGTGAAGCAGGCCTACTACAACGCGTCGCGGCGCTTCCACCCGGACCGCTACTTCGGCAAGAACCTGGGCAGCTTCCGCGCCCGGCTGGAGCGCATCTTCAAGCGCCTCACCGACGCCCAGAACGCGCTCAGCCGCGCGGAGCCGCGCCCCGCCGCGGCGGCGCCCCCCGTGACGTCGTCCTCCGCGCCCCGGCCGGTCCCCGCGTCCCCGGCCCCCGTGCGGCCGCCCTCGGGCGCCTTCGCGTCGGTCCAGCCCCAGGTGCGGCCACCCTCGGGCGCCTTCGCGTCGGTCCAGCCCCAGGCGCGGCCACCCTCGGGGGCCTTCGCGTCGGTCCAGCCCACGGCGGCCCCCGCCGAGCCCGTGGATCCGGAGTCGGAGGCCCGCCGCGCGGAGCGTCAGGCCCGGCTGGCGCGCCATCCGTACATGGCGCGCACCCACAAGCTCACGGAGCTCATCGCCCGGGGCAGGGCGGCCACGGCGCGCGGCGACTTCGAGCGGGCCTACCAGGACTTCAACCACGTGCTGGGCCTGGACCCAAAGAACCGCGAGGTCGCCGCGCTGCTCGTCGACGCGCGCCGCAAGCACGACCTGCACCGCGCGCAGGCGGAGGTGGAGCGGGGCCAGGAGCTGGAGATGCGCGGGGACTTCGCCGGAGCGCACGCGGCCTACAAGCTGGCCGTGTCGCTCAACGGCGACAACCCGGAGGCGGCCTACCAGGCGGCGCGCGTGGGCCGCGAGCTGGCGCACGACGTCCAGGAGGTGCGGGCGCTCGCCCAGCGGGCGGTGGAATTGAAGCCCGGCCGCGCGGATTATCAACTGCTGCTGGCCCATGTGCTGCTGGCGGTGGGGCAGAAGAAGCCGGCCAAGCACCACTACGAGGAGGTCGTGCGCCTGGATCCGGACAACGCCGAGGCCCGTGCGGCCCTCAAGAAGTTGCGTTGGACGTTCTAG